CGTTTAGAATCATCTTCATCGATTATTTTATCTTTCAATGCATTGTTGATCATTTCCCTAAAGCTGATCATTGAAAATGTGATCTGATTTAAATTATCATCAAAAGTAACTGCAACTTCATCATCATCCGTAATTATTCCGTGTTTGTATAGTGAGTAAACCGAACCAACTCCAATCATTCCACAGGTGTCGAGTTCTGAAGCCCTAAGTGCCCCCATTGAACCTGCACCAAATACTGTTGTGTTATTTTGAATGACCTTTAAAATTTCCCTATGGGCTACCGCGGTATTTTGCAAGAAACATCCATCGATTATCCCAATAATATCATAATCAAAAATTT
This Methanococcus maripaludis C5 DNA region includes the following protein-coding sequences:
- a CDS encoding TfuA-like protein, with protein sequence MKIAIFSKLTIKEDQIRKKMDGLDVDIYPPIKRGDLTSKKIFDYDIIGIIDGCFLQNTAVAHREILKVIQNNTTVFGAGSMGALRASELDTCGMIGVGSVYSLYKHGIITDDDEVAVTFDDNLNQITFSMISFREMINNALKDKIIDEDDSKRLINSGKKLYYPLRTFENVIEKSGISGEKKEILEKYLKNQPDIKRNDALEMLEEIIKYVEKQ